A region of Panthera uncia isolate 11264 chromosome D4, Puncia_PCG_1.0, whole genome shotgun sequence DNA encodes the following proteins:
- the LOC125912847 gene encoding olfactory receptor 1361-like translates to MATRNRTEVTEFFLLGLSSWAEMQPVIFGIVLAMYLVALMGNVLLVIVALSDPKLQTPMYFLLSQLSFIDMFLTTITVPQMLVHTLSVNRIISFNCCMIQLFCFMAVGSMEGHLLAAMAYDRYVAICDPLRYSAIISRGLCLRITLTSWVVVSLNSLLYSVLVTRLTFCGNQVTHFFCDITPLLKLSCTRPVVNEMLIFTEGVAVVVSPFFILGSYARIAVAIARTHSVAALRKALSTCSSHILVVLLLYGSVIHMYLRPSSSYDLDQDHQVAMFYTVVTPMLNPLIYSLRNQEVKGALRRLFRKRCISRNFQPGSQVNGGWQNIS, encoded by the coding sequence ATGGCCACTAGAAACAGGACAGAAGTAACTGAATTTTTCTTATTGGGCCTGTCCAGCTGGGCAGAGATGCAGCCAGTTATTTTTGGGATTGTCCTTGCCATGTACCTGGTGGCACTTATGGGCAATGTACTATTAGTAATTGTTGCCCTCTCAGACCCCAAGCTTCAGACTCCAATGTATTTCCTGCTCAGTCAGCTTTCCTTTATCGACATGTTTCTGACAACCATCACTGTTCCCCAGATGCTGGTGCACACACTGTCTGTGAATAGAATCATCTCCTTTAATTGCTGCATGATCCAGCTCTTCTGTTTTATGGCTGTGGGCAGCATGGAAGGCCACTTGCTGGCTgccatggcctatgaccgctatgttGCCATCTGTGACCCATTAAGATACTCTGCCATCATCAGCCGTGGCCTCTGTCTGCGTATAACCTTGACCTCGTGGGTGGTTGTCAGCCTCAACAGCCTGCTTTATAGTGTGTTGGTCACCCGCTTAACCTTTTGTGGCAACCAGGTCACCCATTTCTTCTGTGACATCACACCCTTGTTAAAACTCTCCTGCACCCGACCAGTGGTCAATGAAatgctaatatttactgagggcGTAGCTGTGGTGGTCAGCCCCTTCTTCATTTTAGGTTCCTATGCCCGCATTGCTGTTGCCATAGCTCGCACGCATTCAGTTGCTGCCCTGCGCAAAGCCCTGTCCACATGTAGCTCCCACATTCTGGTTGTGCTGCTCCTGTATGGCTCTGTGATCCACATGTATCTCCGGCCATCCTCCAGCTATGACTTGGACCAGGATCACCAAGTCGCCATGTTTTACACAGTAGTTACTCCTATGCTAAACCCACTGATCTACAGCCTGAGGAACCAGGAGGTTAAGGGAGCTCTGCGAAGGCTTTTCAGGAAACGCTGCATCTCAAGAAACTTCCAACCTGGTTCCCAGGTAAATGGGGGATGGCAGAACATCTCCTGA
- the LOC125913552 gene encoding olfactory receptor 1B1, translating to MGCTPNASHSPVFLLLGFSRARISPNLLFLLFLAIYLATIMGNVTLVLLISRDSRLHSPMYYLLRGLSVIDMGLSTVTLPQLLAHLVSNYPAIPAARCLAQFFFFYAFGVTDTLVISVMALDRYVAICDPLHYHSVMNRRLCARLLALSWMVSIVHTMLHVGLLLPLYWAGDAKGNVNLPHFFCDHRPLLRASCSDIHSNELAIFLEGGFLMLGPCALIVLSYVRIGATILRLPSAAGRHRAVSTCGSHLTMVGFLYGTIIWVYFQPSSQNSQEQDMVASVMYTAITPLANPFVYSLRNKDVKSALHRLLGWGKVISLPKSHFG from the coding sequence ATGGGCTGCACCCCTAATGCTTCACACTCTCCAGTCTTCTTGCTCCTTGGGTTCTCAAGAGCTAGAATCTCCCCAAATCTCCTTTTTCTCCTGTTCCTGGCTATTTACCTGGCCACCATAATGGGGAACGTGACTCTAGTGCTACTAATCTCCCGGGACTCCAGGCTCCACTCACCTATGTATTATCTGCTCCGTGGTCTCTCTGTGATTGACATGGGGCTGTCCACAGTCACCCTGCCCCAGTTGCTGGCCCATCTGGTGTCTAATTACCCAGCCATTCCTGCTGCCCGCTGCTTGGCccagttctttttcttctatgcATTTGGAGTTACGGATACACTTGTTATTTCTGTCATGGCTCTGGatcgctatgtggccatctgtgATCCCCTGCACTACCATTCAGTGATGAATCGTCGACTCTGTGCCCGCTTACTGGCCTTGAGCTGGATGGTGTCCATAGTGCACACCATGCTGCATGTAGGACTTCTCTTGCCTCTATACTGGGCTGGGGATGCCAAGGGCAACGTTAACCTTCCCCACTTCTTTTGTGACCACCGACCACTTCTGCGAGCCTCTTGCTCTGACATACATTCCAATGAGCTGGCCATATTTTTGGAGGGTGGCTTCCTCATGCTAGGTCCCTGTGCCCTTATTGTACTGTCCTATGTTCGCATTGGGGCCACCATCCTGCGTTTGCCTTCAGCTGCTGGTCGCCACCGTGCAGTCTCTACTTGTGGATCCCACCTCACCATGGTTGGCTTCCTCTATGGCACCATTATTTGGGTCTACTTCCAGCCTTCTTCCCAGAACTCTCAGGAACAAGACATGGTGGCTTCTGTGATGTACACTGCCATTACACCTTTGGCCAACCCTTTTGTGTACAGCCTCCGCAACAAGGATGTCAAGAGTGCACTTCACCGGCTTCTTGGATGGGGAAAAGTGATTAGCCTGCCTAAGAGCCATTTTGGTTAG